One Halichondria panicea chromosome 6, odHalPani1.1, whole genome shotgun sequence genomic window carries:
- the LOC135337963 gene encoding uncharacterized protein LOC135337963 isoform X2, whose protein sequence is MVVFCGLPGPQDKMILPGGSGSGSWILFSHTFNIRHLEEVRHIEEEDMAFEAGVSCSGADGVNTTCYLWFLDRLNQLNLPLDHIFTNTFNGEEERAVDVYVLDSGIEFEHYEFENRAKYAGYDPVDEYHFTTLKTPDYKPHNGRDCNGHGTLVASLIGGKTFGTAKKVNLLSVRVLGCDRAAPWSVILDGLNFIATEVAERRRPAIVSMALSGSVHSSLNTAIATLHNDRNVLIVGSAGNSQSDACMSSPANNSFVLRVGASTLSDKIYEKSNYGTCVDVFAPGEQIIGADISCATCTTENRSGTSLASSLVCGIAAAHLSRSPLMQPFELKQKVIELSSKNILSFPSPSNTSNNRLVNFDCGGTFTLSRVSGEVVIVSTNFPKPYQNNLKCTWTIHAPIESYAYIEFDFLKIEHKYDQLKVCNGKSCSEKDAQVAVLSGDYGEVACGYASTGNFLTLEFTTDGTTTSTGFRAKCMAEKRPIQLVDCKLSKNKTILQFDVESHGINVGNRFSISKDWHVVFGGRRQGMNMAVIDEVSGKVVLMENFDSSAGLIMLSQTIENLHPGAFVVLGSSGNAASGLDERARRALSTLGSTYFNSINTLTSWALIGIKGLARGRAVESLSEHFAVNVSTQVKLQPRHEYGLRISVISGGKQGGGDIANITIDGKEVKITSDEKSNIGLNVVVINEKSGEILDTKVFNTNSEAFSDYSPSEAFVDFINALPIGRVVAIAIKGDAITHLTEEAKRACEKIGSRLIRYARVDRSWAIIGRKNALPGEVAESVKYSYQAWATLYLPVNESKNTSSYCKISVSSSTGSSRSCSYSGNIGTFITIGNSTFPSNLCPGIGITFGLVNEDSCTFERTVTYDTNSYSWRYRYGNNYARDFINTIKNGRIVVATISHEGSNGIDNTGRAALELIGSAHIRNVGAYHAWAIIGRKGAAPGSVPEFHNDGSSPYTAAISAKVPLTVPELPIVSSCEDSIYPLNCRAGI, encoded by the exons atggtagtgttttgtggcttaccaggccctcaagacaagatgattctgccaggaggatctggatctggatcttggatattattttctcacacattcAAT aTACGTCATTTGGAAGAAGTCAGGCATATTGAGGAAGAAGACATGGCGTTTGAGGCTGGTGTTTCATGTTCCGGCGCTGACGGAGTTAACACAACTTGTTATCTCTGGTTTCTAGACCGACTTAATCAGCTTAATCTTCCCTTAGACCACATTTTCACTAACACTTTCAATGGTGAAGAAGAAAGGGCTGTCGATGTGTACGTTTTGGACAGTGGAATTGAATTCGAGCATTATGAATTTGAGAATCGAGCAAAGTATGCTGGCTATGATCCTGTGGATGAGTACCATTTTACCACATTGAAAACACCTGATTATAAACCCCATAATGGAAGAGATTGCAATGGACATGGAACTTTGGTTGCCAGCTTGATTGGAGGAAAAACATTTGGAACGGCAAAGAAAGTGAATCTTTTGAGTGTTAGAGTACTTGGGTGTGATAGAGCTGCTCCATGGAGTGTTATTCTAGATGGACTCAACTTTATTGCGACAGAAGTTGCTGAGCGAAGAAGACCTGCTATCGTGAGTATGGCTCTTAGCGGTAGTGTGCATTCATCCCTTAACACAGCAATTGCAACTTTGCACAACGACAGAAACGTGTTGATTGTAGGCTCTGCTGGAAACTCTCAAAGTGATGCCTGTATGTCTTCTCCTGCTAATAACAGTTTTGTATTGAGGGTTGGTGCAAGTACTCTTAGTGATAAAATATACGAAAAATCAAATTATGGTACTTGTGTGGATGTATTTGCCCCTGGGGAGCAAATCATAGGAGCTGATATTTCTTGCGCAACATGCACAACTGAGAATAGGAGTGGCACTAGTTTGGCTTCTTCCCTTGTATGTGGAATAGCAGCCGCTCATCTTTCTCGTTCACCACTAATGCAGCCGTTTGAGCTTAAGCAAAAAGTAATTGAATTGTCTTCTAAGAACATTCTAAGTTTCCCAAGCCCATCCAATACTTCTAATAACAGACTGGTCAATTTTG ATTGTGGAGGTACATTTACGCTATCCAGGGTTTCAGGAGAGGTGGTCATTGTATCTACCAATTTCCCCAAACCGTACCAAAACAACTTGAAGTGTACATGGACTATACATGCTCCAATCGAGAGCTATGCCTACATCGAGTTTGATTTCCTCAAAATAGAACACAAGTATGACCAGCTGAAGGTGTGCAATGGAAAATCATGCTCGGAAAAAGATGCTCAAGTAGCGGTGTTGTCAG gtgatTATGGAGAAGTTGCTTGTGGCTACGCTTCTACTGGCAACTTCCTCACACTTGAGTTCACTACTGATGGTACAACTACCTCAACTGGATTCAGAGCAAAATGTATGGCGGAGAAAAGACCAATACAGCTTGTTG ACTGTAAATTGTCCAAGAATAAGACAATATTGCAGTTTGATGTGGAGAGCCATGGAATCAACGTTGGGAACCGCTTTTCAATAAGCAAGGACTGGCATGTGGTGTTTGGGGGAAGGAGGCAAGGTATGAACATGGCTGTTATTGACGAAGTTTCTGGCAAAGTTGTACTAATGGAGAATTTCGATAGCAGCGCAGGTTTAATTATGTTATCACAAACCATTGAGAATTTGCATCCTGGTGCTTTTGTCGTACTTGGGTCTAGCGGAAATGCAGCCAGTGGTCTAGACGAACGAGCAAGACGGGCCTTGAGCACATTAGGCTCTACGTATTTTAACAGCATTAATACTCTTACTTCATGGGCACTGATTGGAATCAAAGGCTTAGCAAGAGGAAGAGCTGTCGAGAGTTTGAGTGAACATTTTGCTGTCAATGTTTCCACCCAAGTCAAACTTCAGCCGAGACACGAGTATGGATTGCGCATATCTGTTATTTCCGGTGGGAAGCAAGGTGGTGGTGATATTGCTAACATTACAATTGATGGAAAGGAGGTGAAAATTACCAGTGATGAAAAGAGTAATATCGGACTTAATGTAGTTGTTATTAACGAAAAGTCAGGAGAAATTTTGGACACAAAGGTATTCAATACCAATTCCGAAGCCTTTTCAGATTATTCACCTTCTGAAGCATTTGTGGACTTCATTAATGCATTACCTATAGGGCGTGTTGTAGCCATTGCTATCAAAGGAGATGCTATTACTCATTTAACAGAGGAGGCGAAGCGTGCGTGTGAAAAAATTGGAAGTAGACTGATTCGATATGCTCGTGTTGACAGGTCTTGGGCTATCATCGGACGAAAGAATGCTTTACCGGGAGAAGTAGCTGAGTCAGTTAAATACAGCTATCAAGCATGGGCAACTCTCTACCTACCTGTTAATGAAAGCAAGAATACAAGCTCTTATTGCAAGATCTCTGTTAGCTCAAGCACAGGCTCATCTCGTTCATGTAGCTATTCTGGAAATATCGGAACTTTTATCACCATTGGAAATAGCACTTTCCCATCCAATTTGTGCCCAGGAATTGGAATTACTTTTGGTTTGGTGAATGAAGATAGCTGTACGTTCGAACGAACTGTGACATACGACACCAATTCATACTCTTGGCGATACCGCTATGGGAACAACTACGCTCGAGATTTTATCAATACGATCAAAAATGGGCGCATCGTCGTTGCAACTATCAGTCATGAAGGCTCTAATGGAATTGATAACACTGGAAGAGCAGCTCTGGAGTTGATAGGTAGTGCCCACATTAGAAATGTTGGAGCTTATCATGCTTGGGCTATCATTGGAAGGAAAGGAGCGGCCCCAGGTTCAGTACCAGAGTTCCATAATGATGGTAGCTCCCCATACACGGCTGCAATCAGTGCTAAAGTGCCTCTCACTGTGCCTGAGCTCCCTATCGTTAGCAGCTGTGAAGATTCGATCTATCCTCTCAATTGTCGTGCTGGGATATAA
- the LOC135337963 gene encoding uncharacterized protein LOC135337963 isoform X1 translates to MRLATLYFCILAALLLYPANGSKPLVKAPTGATITGHHIVVLKQDSSEINLHKVMEKVKRMSDDVTVHRYTEHVGKTFTVDAPEHVLDKIRHLEEVRHIEEEDMAFEAGVSCSGADGVNTTCYLWFLDRLNQLNLPLDHIFTNTFNGEEERAVDVYVLDSGIEFEHYEFENRAKYAGYDPVDEYHFTTLKTPDYKPHNGRDCNGHGTLVASLIGGKTFGTAKKVNLLSVRVLGCDRAAPWSVILDGLNFIATEVAERRRPAIVSMALSGSVHSSLNTAIATLHNDRNVLIVGSAGNSQSDACMSSPANNSFVLRVGASTLSDKIYEKSNYGTCVDVFAPGEQIIGADISCATCTTENRSGTSLASSLVCGIAAAHLSRSPLMQPFELKQKVIELSSKNILSFPSPSNTSNNRLVNFDCGGTFTLSRVSGEVVIVSTNFPKPYQNNLKCTWTIHAPIESYAYIEFDFLKIEHKYDQLKVCNGKSCSEKDAQVAVLSGDYGEVACGYASTGNFLTLEFTTDGTTTSTGFRAKCMAEKRPIQLVDCKLSKNKTILQFDVESHGINVGNRFSISKDWHVVFGGRRQGMNMAVIDEVSGKVVLMENFDSSAGLIMLSQTIENLHPGAFVVLGSSGNAASGLDERARRALSTLGSTYFNSINTLTSWALIGIKGLARGRAVESLSEHFAVNVSTQVKLQPRHEYGLRISVISGGKQGGGDIANITIDGKEVKITSDEKSNIGLNVVVINEKSGEILDTKVFNTNSEAFSDYSPSEAFVDFINALPIGRVVAIAIKGDAITHLTEEAKRACEKIGSRLIRYARVDRSWAIIGRKNALPGEVAESVKYSYQAWATLYLPVNESKNTSSYCKISVSSSTGSSRSCSYSGNIGTFITIGNSTFPSNLCPGIGITFGLVNEDSCTFERTVTYDTNSYSWRYRYGNNYARDFINTIKNGRIVVATISHEGSNGIDNTGRAALELIGSAHIRNVGAYHAWAIIGRKGAAPGSVPEFHNDGSSPYTAAISAKVPLTVPELPIVSSCEDSIYPLNCRAGI, encoded by the exons ATGAGACTTGCAACTTTGTATTTTTGCATTCTTGCTGCACTCCTGCTCTATCCTGCAAATGGCAGCAAGCCATTGGTGAAAGCCCCAACAGGAGCCACTATTACTGGTCACCATATTGTGGTGCTCAAGCAAGATTCTTCCGAGATTAACCTGCACAAAGTAATGGAGAAGGTGAAGAGGATGTCGGATGATGTCACTGTGCATCGCTACACTGAGCATGTGGGGAAGACATTCACTGTGGATGCACCAGAACATGTCTTGGACAAG aTACGTCATTTGGAAGAAGTCAGGCATATTGAGGAAGAAGACATGGCGTTTGAGGCTGGTGTTTCATGTTCCGGCGCTGACGGAGTTAACACAACTTGTTATCTCTGGTTTCTAGACCGACTTAATCAGCTTAATCTTCCCTTAGACCACATTTTCACTAACACTTTCAATGGTGAAGAAGAAAGGGCTGTCGATGTGTACGTTTTGGACAGTGGAATTGAATTCGAGCATTATGAATTTGAGAATCGAGCAAAGTATGCTGGCTATGATCCTGTGGATGAGTACCATTTTACCACATTGAAAACACCTGATTATAAACCCCATAATGGAAGAGATTGCAATGGACATGGAACTTTGGTTGCCAGCTTGATTGGAGGAAAAACATTTGGAACGGCAAAGAAAGTGAATCTTTTGAGTGTTAGAGTACTTGGGTGTGATAGAGCTGCTCCATGGAGTGTTATTCTAGATGGACTCAACTTTATTGCGACAGAAGTTGCTGAGCGAAGAAGACCTGCTATCGTGAGTATGGCTCTTAGCGGTAGTGTGCATTCATCCCTTAACACAGCAATTGCAACTTTGCACAACGACAGAAACGTGTTGATTGTAGGCTCTGCTGGAAACTCTCAAAGTGATGCCTGTATGTCTTCTCCTGCTAATAACAGTTTTGTATTGAGGGTTGGTGCAAGTACTCTTAGTGATAAAATATACGAAAAATCAAATTATGGTACTTGTGTGGATGTATTTGCCCCTGGGGAGCAAATCATAGGAGCTGATATTTCTTGCGCAACATGCACAACTGAGAATAGGAGTGGCACTAGTTTGGCTTCTTCCCTTGTATGTGGAATAGCAGCCGCTCATCTTTCTCGTTCACCACTAATGCAGCCGTTTGAGCTTAAGCAAAAAGTAATTGAATTGTCTTCTAAGAACATTCTAAGTTTCCCAAGCCCATCCAATACTTCTAATAACAGACTGGTCAATTTTG ATTGTGGAGGTACATTTACGCTATCCAGGGTTTCAGGAGAGGTGGTCATTGTATCTACCAATTTCCCCAAACCGTACCAAAACAACTTGAAGTGTACATGGACTATACATGCTCCAATCGAGAGCTATGCCTACATCGAGTTTGATTTCCTCAAAATAGAACACAAGTATGACCAGCTGAAGGTGTGCAATGGAAAATCATGCTCGGAAAAAGATGCTCAAGTAGCGGTGTTGTCAG gtgatTATGGAGAAGTTGCTTGTGGCTACGCTTCTACTGGCAACTTCCTCACACTTGAGTTCACTACTGATGGTACAACTACCTCAACTGGATTCAGAGCAAAATGTATGGCGGAGAAAAGACCAATACAGCTTGTTG ACTGTAAATTGTCCAAGAATAAGACAATATTGCAGTTTGATGTGGAGAGCCATGGAATCAACGTTGGGAACCGCTTTTCAATAAGCAAGGACTGGCATGTGGTGTTTGGGGGAAGGAGGCAAGGTATGAACATGGCTGTTATTGACGAAGTTTCTGGCAAAGTTGTACTAATGGAGAATTTCGATAGCAGCGCAGGTTTAATTATGTTATCACAAACCATTGAGAATTTGCATCCTGGTGCTTTTGTCGTACTTGGGTCTAGCGGAAATGCAGCCAGTGGTCTAGACGAACGAGCAAGACGGGCCTTGAGCACATTAGGCTCTACGTATTTTAACAGCATTAATACTCTTACTTCATGGGCACTGATTGGAATCAAAGGCTTAGCAAGAGGAAGAGCTGTCGAGAGTTTGAGTGAACATTTTGCTGTCAATGTTTCCACCCAAGTCAAACTTCAGCCGAGACACGAGTATGGATTGCGCATATCTGTTATTTCCGGTGGGAAGCAAGGTGGTGGTGATATTGCTAACATTACAATTGATGGAAAGGAGGTGAAAATTACCAGTGATGAAAAGAGTAATATCGGACTTAATGTAGTTGTTATTAACGAAAAGTCAGGAGAAATTTTGGACACAAAGGTATTCAATACCAATTCCGAAGCCTTTTCAGATTATTCACCTTCTGAAGCATTTGTGGACTTCATTAATGCATTACCTATAGGGCGTGTTGTAGCCATTGCTATCAAAGGAGATGCTATTACTCATTTAACAGAGGAGGCGAAGCGTGCGTGTGAAAAAATTGGAAGTAGACTGATTCGATATGCTCGTGTTGACAGGTCTTGGGCTATCATCGGACGAAAGAATGCTTTACCGGGAGAAGTAGCTGAGTCAGTTAAATACAGCTATCAAGCATGGGCAACTCTCTACCTACCTGTTAATGAAAGCAAGAATACAAGCTCTTATTGCAAGATCTCTGTTAGCTCAAGCACAGGCTCATCTCGTTCATGTAGCTATTCTGGAAATATCGGAACTTTTATCACCATTGGAAATAGCACTTTCCCATCCAATTTGTGCCCAGGAATTGGAATTACTTTTGGTTTGGTGAATGAAGATAGCTGTACGTTCGAACGAACTGTGACATACGACACCAATTCATACTCTTGGCGATACCGCTATGGGAACAACTACGCTCGAGATTTTATCAATACGATCAAAAATGGGCGCATCGTCGTTGCAACTATCAGTCATGAAGGCTCTAATGGAATTGATAACACTGGAAGAGCAGCTCTGGAGTTGATAGGTAGTGCCCACATTAGAAATGTTGGAGCTTATCATGCTTGGGCTATCATTGGAAGGAAAGGAGCGGCCCCAGGTTCAGTACCAGAGTTCCATAATGATGGTAGCTCCCCATACACGGCTGCAATCAGTGCTAAAGTGCCTCTCACTGTGCCTGAGCTCCCTATCGTTAGCAGCTGTGAAGATTCGATCTATCCTCTCAATTGTCGTGCTGGGATATAA
- the LOC135337962 gene encoding uncharacterized protein LOC135337962, with protein sequence MLSRSILKWLVLLLTLATVTRSEHYYIVPANSTDLYHEYRNGICFTLEQLVKTDLLSGGDNLTLSFLPGYHVLTEQLLISNFSHVQITGQNTSTTVVGFHSNCTILFFSITMLNIERLGFIGANVGSQNSHQGLIIDGTNDVYIKDCYFLDCVLFNQAEIHIVKIASTLTVMIESTLFVNNTGQTLHIEADEVYITNSVFTRNDGGVYIESNNVLIDNTKFNYNSAESGGAVDLISDTVMITWCNFTNNKASLHGGAIHVDSGSVSISNSGLTNNRADGKGGAIDVNSGNVSISNSELTNNRADYGGAIRVDSGNVSIFNSELTNNRADHWGGAIFVDSGRVSISNSELTNNRAEYGGAIDVESGNVSIYNSELTNNRADKRGVIYVRSGSSVSISNSELTNNSADSGGAIGVNSGNVYISSSELINNSADWGGAIYVISGSVSISNCELTNNSADSAGGAIGVISGNVSISNSELTNNSADWSGAIYVISGSVSISNCELTNNSADHGGIYIAQSLLILKNTNITNNTASFMVDGSSIYAAANSRVEFNGPTTLSNNRGMLGGAISIVQSEIYINTEGVIITNNTATSGGGIFLRESTLFVNEPIKIYQNTAHQDGGGIYAYSSTIIFNTPNKQSEITNNNAENGGGINVVATTLNLTRSYVNIDSNTANANGGGVYLQQSSKLYLFKNDEEYRTQDQHVKLMINNNSAQYGGGIFVADGTESGACRVGATDTDAPHIIFADCFIQTIKLYEWSKNNSNYFNTFITNNTAQSGANIYGGLLDRCTISKNAEYPPILSNGSGLDYIHNTVKSSTASISSRPIQVIFCNNEYNYISVRKGRKFTVSVMAVDQVGNPMNATIRSSVVSESGVGRLKEGQAEQEVGNQCTELEYNVFSQDSSAQVELYANGPCINLGISKQLINISFQICSCPIGLKPVQSDIECKCDCGLDLQRRYQITNCFEENGAITLERNSNTWIAVINTTNETGYVVSSCTLDYCVQKPVNISLSNPDEQCAYNRSGVLCGECKPGLSFVLATSNCKKCSDLYLLLLIPFALAGILLVALILVLNITIATGNIHGLIFYANIVAANRAIFFPSLNNFLTIFVSWLNLDLGIEVCFYDIMNSQEKVLLQLVFPAYLFLLMFLLIILSQYFDSFAKLLSNRNPVAALGTLVLLSYSKLLQFIIAALQYRVLDYPDDTSDIVWVYDGNVQYFTHDHIPRFVAAAIILIAGGLFTVLLFFGQWFPRCSKVMIWTKNTKYIGFMDAYHAPFTPKHRYWVGLLLFALIAHNLVASMAPDTFLPVLSSGAVSVGLIGWKLLNNRLYKSKFCDSLESLYLLNIVCLAFGTLYVKDTNKDLSALANTSIAISFILFVTTLCYHFYNFVLKKSNTWLKIEETIRNLRADAADMRLRRANNAQEIYQLVADENDDDELLEAVDNYEQRDPLDPLYTDGAEEEADPDRYITPPIIRPATRPEQLRLSYMDELAPLTTEDYRQALPPQKVNHRPAVTHTEIGPIRNEV encoded by the coding sequence ATGCTGTCTAGAAGTATTCTCAAATGGTTAGTACTGCTACTAACCCTAGCaactgttaccaggagtgagcactatTACATTGTGCCAGCGAATTCAACTGACTTGTATCATGAGTATCGAAATGGAATTTGtttcactctcgagcagcttgttaaaacagacctgttatctggtggagacaatctcaccttgagctttctacctggaTATCATGTGTTAACTGAGCAGTTATTGATTAGTAACTTCTCACATGTGCAAATCACCGGCCAGAATACAAGTACAACTGTAGTTGGATTTCATAGCAATTGTACAATACTTTTTTTTAGTATTACAATGTTAAATATTGAACGCTTGGGTTTTATTGGAGCAAATGTTGGATCACAAAACTCACATCAAGGTTTGATTATTGACGGTACCAATGATGTGTATATCAAAGACTGTTATTTTTTGGACTGTGTATTATTCAATCAAGCAGAAATTCACATAGTTAAGATCGCTAGTACTCTAACTGTAATGATTGAGAGCACTCTCTTTGTGAACAACACTGGTCAGACACTGCACATTGAGGCTGATGAGGTGTACATAACAAATAGTGTGTTCACTAGAAATGATGGAGGTGTTTATATTGAATCAAACAACGTACTGATCGACAACACAAAGTTCAACTACAACAGTGCTGAGAGTGGAGGAGCAGTAGACTTGATATCTGATACTGTAATGATTACTTGGTGTAACTTCACAAATAACAAAGCTTCTCTGCACGGTGGAGCGATTCATGTTGACtcaggtagtgtgtccatctccaacagtgggcttacaaacaacagagctgacgGGAAAGGTGGAGCGATTGATGTTAACTCAGgtaatgtgtccatctccaacagtgagctgacgaACAACAGGGCtgactatggtggagcgattcgTGTTGACTCAGGTAATGTGTCCATCTTCAACAGTgaactgacaaacaacagagctgaccATTGGGGTGGAGCGATTTTTGTTGACTCAGGtcgtgtgtccatctccaacagtgagctgacaaacaacagagctgaatACGGTGGAGCAATTGATGTTGAGTCAGGTAATGTGTCCATCtacaacagtgagctgaccaACAACAGAGCTGACAAGAGAGGGGTGATTTATGTTCGCTCAGgtagtagtgtgtccatctccaacagtgagcttacaaacaacagtgctgactctggtggagcgattggtgTTAACTCAGGTAATGTGTACATCTCCAGCAGTGAGCTgataaacaacagtgctgactggGGTGGAGCGATATATGTCATCtcaggtagtgtgtccatctccaactgtgagctgacaaacaacagtgctgactctGCAGGTGGAGCGATTGGTGTTATCTCAGgtaatgtgtccatctccaacagtgagctgacaaacaacagtgctgactggagtggagcgatttatgtcatctcaggtagtgtgtccatctccaactgtgagctgacaaacaacagtgctgaccaTGGAGGGATTTACATTGCTCAGTCTCTCCTGATTTTGAAAAACACTAACATTACTAATAACACGGCCAGTTTTATGGTAGATGGAAGCAGTATTTATGCTGCTGCCAACAGTCGAGTTGAGTTTAATGGACCTACAACACTCAGTAACAATCGGGGTATGCTGGGAGGAGCCATCAGCATTGTTCAGAGTGAAATATATATTAACACAGAAGGAGTAATCATCACCAACAACACAGCCACCTCTGGAGGAGGgatatttctgagagagagtACACTCTTTGTAAATGAGCCAATAAAGATCTATCAAAACACAGCACACCAGGATGGTGGAGGGATTTATGCATATTCAAGTACAATTATATTTAACACTCCAAATAAACAAAGTGAGATTACTAACAACAATGCCGAGAATGGTGGAGGTATTAATGTAGTAGCAACAACCCTTAATCTTACTCGATCGTATGTCAACATCGACTCAAATACAGCTAACGCTAATGGAGGTGGAGTGTATCTACAGCAAAGTTCGAAACTGTACCTATTTAAAAATGATGAAGAATATCGGACTCAGGATCAACATGTCAAGTTAATGATTAACAACAACTCGGCTCAGTACGGAGGGGGAATATTTGTGGCAGATGGCACAGAGAGTGGTGCCTGCAGAGTAGGGGCCACAGACACTGATGCTCCTCACATAATTTTTGCTGActgcttcattcaaacaatTAAATTGTATGAGTGGTCCAAGAATAATTCAAACTATTTCAACACATTCATAACAAATAACACGGCCCAGTCAGGAGCAAACATCTATGGAGGTctgttggacaggtgtacaATAAGTAAAAATGCTGAATATCCTCCTATCCTTTCAAATGGATCTGGATTGGACTACATCCATAACACTGTAAAATCCTCCACAGCATCAATCTCCTCTAGGCCTATTCAAGTCATTTTTTGCAAcaatgagtataattatatttctgTAAGAAAGGGACGCAAGTTTACAGTtagtgttatggctgttgaccaaGTTGGAAATCCAATGAATGCCACAATTCGCAGTTCTGTTGTTAGTGAGAGTGGAGTTGGTCGTCTTAAAGAAGGACAGGCTGAACAAGaagttggcaatcagtgcacagaattagagtacaatgtattctcacaagacagctctgctcaagtggaactctatgctAATGGTCCATGCATTAATTTGGGAATTTCCAAACAACTTATTAATATTTCTTTTCAAATCTGCTCATGCCCTATTGGACTCAAACCAGTTCAGTCCGATATCGAatgcaagtgtgactgtggTCTAGACTTGCAACGAAGATATCAGATAACAAACTGTTTTGAGGAAAATGGAGCCATAACGCTGGAAAGAAATAGCAATACATGGATTGCAGTCATAAATACCACCAATGAAACAGGGTATGTTGTTAGCAGCTGTACACTTGACTATTGCGTACAAAAACCAGTCAACATCAGTCTAAGTAACCCTGATGAACagtgtgcctacaatcgaagtggtgtcttgtgtggagaatgtaaACCAGGACTCAGTTTTGTGCTCGCTACGTCAAACTGTAAGAAATGCTCTGATCTTTACCTTCTTCTACTAATACCATTTGCGCTGGCAGGCATATTGCTAGTTGCTTTAATTCTCgtgctcaacatcactatagcaactggaaaTATTCATGGCCTCATATTTTACGCCAACATAGTAGCTGCTAATAGAGCAATTTTCTTCCctagtttaaacaactttttaACAATTTTCGTATCATGGTTGAATCTTGACTTGGGAATTGAGGTATGCTTTTATGATATAATGAACTCTCAAGAAAAAGTGctccttcaacttgtctttCCCGCTTACCTGTTTCTTCTTATGTTTCTTCTTATCATTTTGAGCCAGTACtttgactcatttgcaaagctcctctccaacaggaacccagttgctgccctaggcacactcgtcCTACTGTCATATTCTAAACTCTTACAGTTTATTATTGCTGCACTACAGTACAGAGTCTTGGATTATCCTGATGATACAAGTGATATAGTTTGGGTGTACGACGGcaatgtgcaatatttcactcACGATCACATCCCTCGGTTTGTTGCTGCAGCCATTATCCTCATTGCCGGTGGATTGTTTACTGTTCTACTTTTttttggacaatggtttcctCGCTGTTCCAAGGTTATGATATGGACTAAGAACACAAAATACATTGGCTTCATGGAcgcataccatgctccattcactcccaagcatcgctactgggtgggactgctcctcttTGCTCTGATTGCTCATAATCTAGTAGCTTCCATGGCTCCAGACACTTTTCTTCCCGTGCTATCATCTGGGGCTGTATCAGTTGGACTGATCGGCTGGAAACTACTGAATAATCGTTTGTATAAAAGTAAGTTCTGTGATTCCCTCGAAAGTCTCTATCTACTGAATATTGTTTGTCTAGCATTTGGCACCTTATATGTCAAAGATACAAATAAAGATCTGTCAGCACTAGCCAATACTTCAATAGCTATATCATTCATCTTATTTGTGACAACCCTCTGCTACCATTTTTACAATTTCGTACTCAAGAAAAGCAATACATGGCTAAAGATAGAAGAAACCATAAGAAACTTACGAGCTGATGCTGCAGACATGAGACTCCGACGAGCTAACAATGCCCAGGAAATATATCAGCTGGTAGCCGATGaaaatgatgatgatgaattACTCGAAGCAGTAGACAACTATGAACAAAGAGACCCCTTGGATCCACTTTACACTGATGGAgcagaggaagaagctgaccctgaccgttacatcactcctcccatcatcagaccagccacgagGCCAGAACAGCTGAGACTCTCCTACATGGATGAActagcccccctcaccacagaaGACTATAGACAAGCCCTTCCCCCTCAAAAAGTCAACCATCGTCCTGctgttacacacacagaaatcgGCCCTATACGTAATGAAGTGTGA